GACAACCATGGAAATGCAAAGCCGCGCAGCATTGGCTGAATCTCGCCGTAAAATGCAAGCTCGCCGCCGGTTTAAAAACCGTGTCGCACTGACTCTTTCAATGGGAACCATGGCGTTCGGCCTGTTCTGGCTGGTATGGATTCTGTTCTCAACCGTGACACGTGGGATCGACGGAATGTCGATTGCGCTGTTCACAGAAATGACGCCTCCACCCAATACTGCTGGTGGCGGGCTCGCGAACGCCCTTGCAGGTAGCGGTCTGTTAATCTTGTGGGCGACCGTTTTCGGTACGCCGCTGGGTATCATGGCGGGGATTTATCTGGCGGAGTACGGTCGCAAATCGTGGCTGGCAGAAGTCATTCGTTTTATTAACGACATTCTGCTTTCCGCACCGTCAATCGTGGTGGGTTTATTCGTCTACACCATCGTGGTCGCAAAGATGCAGCACTTCTCTGGCTGGGCCGGGGTCATTGCGCTGGCGTTGTTGCAGGTGCCAATCGTCATTCGTACCACTGAAAACATGCTGAAACTGGTACCAGACAGCTTGCGCGAAGCGGCTTACGCATTGGGCACGCCAAAGTGGAAAATGATTTCTGCAATTACGCTGAAAGCCTCTGTTTCCGGGATTATTACCGGGGTATTACTGGCGATTGCACGTATCGCGGGTGAAACGGCCCCACTGCTGTTCACGTCGCTCTCCAACCAGTTCTGGAGCACCGACATGATGCAGCCACTGGCTAACTTGCCGGTGACCATTTTCAAATTTGCGATGAGCCCGTTTGCCGAATGGCAACAATTAGCCTGGGCTGGCGTTCTGATTATTACTCTGTGTGTGTTGCTGCTGAACATTATGGCGCGCGTGATTTTTGCAAAGAGTAAACACGGTTAAATTTTGCGGCGCGGCAACGGCGGCGTCGGATGGAGATTAAGAAACAGATGAGTATGGTCGATACAGCCTCTGGCAAAATTCAGGTTCGCGATTTGAACTTCTTTTACGGCAAATTCCATGCCCTGAAAGACATCAATCTGGATATCGCTAAAAACCAGGTTACCGCATTCATTGGCCCGTCAGGTTGTGGTAAATCCACCTTGCTGCGTACATTCAACAAAATGTACTCGCTCTACCCGGAGCAGCGTGCTGAAGGTGAAATCTTGCTGGATGGGGAAAACATCCTCACTCAAAGCCAGGATATCGCCCTGCTGCGTGCCAAAGTAGGCATGGTGTTCCAGAAGCCAACGCCGTTCCCAATGTCGATTTATGACAACATCGCTTTCGGTGTGCGTCTATTTGAAAAGTTGTCTCGCAGCGACATGGATGAGCGCGTGCAAT
The nucleotide sequence above comes from Buttiauxella selenatireducens. Encoded proteins:
- the pstA gene encoding phosphate ABC transporter permease PstA — translated: MTTMEMQSRAALAESRRKMQARRRFKNRVALTLSMGTMAFGLFWLVWILFSTVTRGIDGMSIALFTEMTPPPNTAGGGLANALAGSGLLILWATVFGTPLGIMAGIYLAEYGRKSWLAEVIRFINDILLSAPSIVVGLFVYTIVVAKMQHFSGWAGVIALALLQVPIVIRTTENMLKLVPDSLREAAYALGTPKWKMISAITLKASVSGIITGVLLAIARIAGETAPLLFTSLSNQFWSTDMMQPLANLPVTIFKFAMSPFAEWQQLAWAGVLIITLCVLLLNIMARVIFAKSKHG
- the pstB gene encoding phosphate ABC transporter ATP-binding protein PstB — protein: MSMVDTASGKIQVRDLNFFYGKFHALKDINLDIAKNQVTAFIGPSGCGKSTLLRTFNKMYSLYPEQRAEGEILLDGENILTQSQDIALLRAKVGMVFQKPTPFPMSIYDNIAFGVRLFEKLSRSDMDERVQWALTKAALWNETKDKLHQSGYSLSGGQQQRLCIARGIAIRPEVLLLDEPCSALDPISTGRIEELITELKQDYTVVIVTHNMQQAARCSDHTAFMYLGELIEFSETDTLFTTPAKKQTEDYITGRYG